A region of the Microbacterium sp. SL75 genome:
AGACCACCACGGTCCGCCGCCCGCACGCCTGGATCTGGGCCGCCCTGGCCGGAATCGTGTCTGCGGCGGCTCTGCTGGCCGTCGCCGAAGCGCTCGCGGCGCTCGTCGCCCGATCGGCGAGTCCGATCTTGGCCGTCGGCTCGTTCATCGTCGACATCGTCCCGCGCCCCCTGAAGGAGCTCGCGATCACGCTGTTCGGCGAGAGCGACAAGATCGCCCTGCTCGCCGGCGTCGGTCTCGGAGCCGCCGTGGCCGCCGCCGTGGCCGGTGTGCTCGAGTACCGCTTCCGCTTCGTGGGGGTGATCCTGCTCGGCATCGGCGGCATCCTCGCGACCGCGGCCATCGTCACGCGCGCCGGAGCCGGAGCTCTCGCCTGGCTCCCCCCGGTCATCGGCACCGTCGCCGGGGTCCTGGTCCTGCTCCTCGCCATCGTGCGCCTGCGTCGCTGGGTCTCGGCCGCGACCGCGGGAAAGACGGATGCCGTGGGCACCGACCGTCGCCAGTTCCTGCTGTTCACCGGTCTCACCGCGGTGGGCGCCGTCGTGGTGGGCGTTGGAGCCCGCGTGCTCAACGCCGCCACCTCGTCGGTCGCCGCCGCCCGCGATGCGCTGCGGATCCCCTCGGCTCGCACCACGGTGACCGTGCCCGAGGGTGCGAACTGGGAGATCGACGGCCTGACCCCGATCATCACCCCGAACGGCGATTTCTACCGCGTCGACACCGCGCTCACGGTCCCCAACGTCGACCCCACCACGTGGCGTCTCTCGATCGAGGGCATGGTCGACAACCCGATCGAGCTCAGCTTCGACGATCTCGTCAACATGGGACTCGACGAGTACGGCGTCACCCTCACCTGCGTGTCCAACGAGGTCGGCGGCGGACTCGTCGGCAATGCCATCTGGACCGGCATCCCCATCCGCGACGTGCTGCGCATGGCCGGCGTGCAGGGAGATGCCGACATGGTCCTCTCCGAGAGCGTCGACGGGTACACGGCATCCACTCCCCTCTCGTCCCTCACCGACGACAACCTCGATGCGATCTTCGCTGTGAAGATGAACGGCGAACCGCTCCCGTTCGAGCACGGCTTCCCCGTGCGCATGGTCGTGCCGGGCCTGTACGGCTACGTCTCGGCGACGAAGTGGGTCACCAAGCTCACGGTGACGCGTTTCGACAAGGACGAGGCGTACTGGACGCCCCGCGGCTACTCCGCAGAGGCCCCCATCAAGATGTCGTCGCGCGTCGACACACCCAAGATCGGTTCGCCCGTCCCGGCAGGCCCCGTCGTCATCGCCGGCATGGCCTGGGCTCAGCCCGTGGGCGTGCAGAAGGTGGAAGTCAGCATCGACAACGGCGAATGGCAGGAGACCCAGTTGTCGACGCCGATCAACGACCAGTCGTGGGTGCAGTGGAAGCTCGACTGGACCGCCGACGCCGGTACGCACTACATCGCCGTCCGAGCCACCGACAAGCAGGGTAACCTGCAGATCCAGGATCAGGCGCCGATCGCCCCCGACGGCTCGAGCGGTTGGCAGCGGACGCTCGTCACCGTCTCGTCGTGAGGTGCCGCCCGGGAATGTCAATCTCTGTTTCCGGG
Encoded here:
- a CDS encoding molybdopterin-dependent oxidoreductase, whose amino-acid sequence is MTTDTAAREDKTTTVRRPHAWIWAALAGIVSAAALLAVAEALAALVARSASPILAVGSFIVDIVPRPLKELAITLFGESDKIALLAGVGLGAAVAAAVAGVLEYRFRFVGVILLGIGGILATAAIVTRAGAGALAWLPPVIGTVAGVLVLLLAIVRLRRWVSAATAGKTDAVGTDRRQFLLFTGLTAVGAVVVGVGARVLNAATSSVAAARDALRIPSARTTVTVPEGANWEIDGLTPIITPNGDFYRVDTALTVPNVDPTTWRLSIEGMVDNPIELSFDDLVNMGLDEYGVTLTCVSNEVGGGLVGNAIWTGIPIRDVLRMAGVQGDADMVLSESVDGYTASTPLSSLTDDNLDAIFAVKMNGEPLPFEHGFPVRMVVPGLYGYVSATKWVTKLTVTRFDKDEAYWTPRGYSAEAPIKMSSRVDTPKIGSPVPAGPVVIAGMAWAQPVGVQKVEVSIDNGEWQETQLSTPINDQSWVQWKLDWTADAGTHYIAVRATDKQGNLQIQDQAPIAPDGSSGWQRTLVTVSS